One part of the Moorena sp. SIOASIH genome encodes these proteins:
- a CDS encoding four helix bundle protein translates to MHATRHFPKEELYGMISQIRRASASIPANIAEGYGRKTILHKVPSKN, encoded by the coding sequence ATGCACGCCACTCGTCATTTTCCCAAAGAAGAACTTTATGGAATGATTTCCCAGATTCGCCGAGCATCAGCTTCAATTCCAGCTAATATTGCTGAGGGATATGGAAGAAAAACAATATTGCACAAGGTTCCCTCAAAGAATTAG
- a CDS encoding Uma2 family endonuclease, producing MSEHTLSKTIESMAVAAPPTQADLPCDDDIPMETARHKAQMDLLIYTLSPWLDNRSDGYVGGNMFVYYSVAQLKNKDYKGPDFFVALDVPKGERRSWVIWEEEKAPDVIIELLSASTAERDKNEKKQIYQNRMRVPEYFWFDPFNPDDWAGFHLQNRVYQPIEPNEQNQLVSQALGLSLVRWHGEYNGIEATWLRWANLDGELLPTSEEKAEQQQQRADQEQQRAEQERQRADQEQQKAEQERQRADQEQQRADQAESQLQQVAKSLLEQGMTVEQVANLTGLSQSQVAEFGN from the coding sequence ATGTCAGAGCATACACTCTCTAAAACTATAGAGTCAATGGCAGTGGCAGCGCCACCCACTCAGGCCGACCTTCCCTGTGACGATGATATACCAATGGAAACCGCACGGCACAAAGCCCAAATGGATCTGCTCATTTATACCCTATCGCCTTGGCTAGATAATAGGTCGGATGGCTATGTCGGTGGTAATATGTTTGTTTACTACAGCGTTGCCCAACTCAAAAATAAGGACTATAAAGGACCAGATTTCTTTGTTGCTCTAGATGTACCCAAGGGAGAGCGTCGAAGCTGGGTGATTTGGGAGGAGGAAAAGGCTCCTGACGTGATTATCGAACTTTTGTCGGCAAGCACTGCTGAGCGTGACAAAAACGAGAAAAAACAGATTTATCAAAATCGGATGCGTGTGCCAGAGTATTTCTGGTTTGATCCGTTTAATCCAGATGATTGGGCTGGATTTCATCTCCAAAATAGAGTTTACCAACCGATAGAACCTAATGAGCAAAACCAACTGGTATCTCAGGCATTAGGTTTGAGCTTGGTGCGTTGGCATGGTGAGTATAACGGCATCGAAGCAACTTGGTTACGCTGGGCAAATTTGGATGGGGAGTTACTGCCCACTTCTGAGGAAAAAGCCGAGCAACAACAACAAAGAGCCGATCAAGAACAACAAAGAGCTGAACAAGAACGGCAAAGAGCTGATCAAGAACAACAAAAAGCTGAACAAGAACGGCAAAGAGCCGATCAAGAACAACAAAGAGCCGATCAAGCGGAGTCTCAGTTGCAGCAGGTGGCGAAGAGCTTGTTAGAGCAAGGGATGACGGTGGAGCAGGTGGCGAATTTAACAGGTCTGTCTCAATCTCAGGTGGCAGAATTTGGTAACTAA